The DNA segment TTCGACCGTGAGGCCGGCTTCCGCCCACGACAGATCCTGCAGTGTTTGCCACGCGATCGCCTGAAGCGGCAAGCCATGCTGAGTGAGATAGCGATGCGCGGCGGCCGGCGCCTCGCCGAGCGATTCGACGGTGTCGACCGTGGTCGCCATTTTCTGCGCTTCCTCGATGAAGCGCGCGGTGAGATCGGCCGGCATCTCGGGACGCGGCCCTGGCGGGTGACGCGCCAGGTAGTCCGCCGCGGCCTCGCGTTCCGAAGCGGATGGCTCGGGCTCGCGACCTTGCGCCGCGCGGATGCGCGCCAGGATGTTGCGGCGGGCAAGCGATGTGTCCATGTGCGAAATCCTCGTGTCGACAGCCGTGCGATATGTCGAGAATTATACCGGCCACCTCCGCGGCGGACACCTTGGCCGAACGGCCAGCCTGCGTGGCGTCGCCTGAAGGTTCGCGCCGCGGGTCGTCTGACTTTTCCGCTACTTTCCGCTACTCTCTTCTTCCGGCTGCGCGATGCCGAACACCTGGCGCAGATACGCGAGATACGCCTTGTCATCGCACATGTTCTTGCCCGGCGAGTCCGACAGCTTGGCCACCGGCTGGCCGTTGCAGCGAACCATCTTGATCACGATCTGCAGCGGGCTGTAGCCGAGGTCGTTCGTCAGATTGGTGCCCACGCCGAATGCGAGCTTGCAGCGTCCGCGGAAACGTTCGTAGAGTTGCAGCACCTTCGGGATGTCCAGCGCATCCGAGAACACGAGGATCTTGGTGCGAGGATCGCAACGGTTCGCTTCGTAGTGTTTGAGCAGCCGCTCGCCCCAGTCGAACGGATCGCCGGAATCGTGGCGCGCGCCGTCGAACAGCTTGCAGAAATACATATCGAAGTCGCGCAGAAACGCCTGCATGCCGTAGACGTCCGATAGCGCGATGCCCAGGTCGCCGCGATATTCTTTCGCCCACATTTCGAAGCCGAAAATCTGCGAGTCGCGCAGCCGCGGACCGAGCGCCTGGCACGCCTGCAGGTATTCATGCGCCATGGTGCCGAGCGGCGTGAGCCCGTGCTTCATCGCGTAGAACACGTTGCTCGTGCCGGCGAACTGTTCGCCCAGACCGTCTTTGAGCGTGAGGATCACTTCCTCGTGCCATTGCTTCGAAAAGCGGCGGCGCGTGCCGTAGTCGGCGATCTTGCAGTCGGCGAACTCGGGTCGCGCGCCGAGCAGCGTGATCTTCTCGACGAGGCGTCCGCGCCCTTCGCGATAGTCGGGCGTCTGCTGCGTGTTGCGGAAATACACCTCGTTGACGATGGCGAGCATCGGAATCTCGAACAGGATCGTGTGCAGCCACGGCCCTTTGATTTCGATGTCGACTTCGCCATTACCCTTGGGCGACGGCTCGATCGAAATGTATTTCTCGTTCAGATGAAAGAGCGCGAGGAACTCGATGAAGTCGCCCTTGATGAAGCGCATGCGGCGCAGGTAGTCGAGTTCTTCGTCGGTGAAGCGCAACTCGCACAGCTTGCGCACCTCGTCGCGAATCTCGGCGATGTACGGCACAAGGTCCACGTTCGGCGTGCGGCAGCGGAAGCGGTACTCCACGTTCGCCGCGGGAAAGTGATGCAACACCACTTGCATCATCGTGAACTTGTACAGATCGGTGTCGAGCAGCGAAGTAATAATCATGATGGTGCGAACAGGACTGCGGAAAATGCGGAGGCCCGACAGGTAAGGCCCGACCCACCCCTACGCGAAAGCGCGCCCCGTGCGCGCCGGCTTGTCGCATGTTACCCGAATGCGTCCGAAGTCCGCGTGCCGCCGCCCCCGTCCAGCCCTATAAACTAATCACGAAAACATATAAGAGCGCCGCCGCGATGCGTCATGCGGCTCTTGACGTTGCGATACAATAGCGCTTTTGGCGTTTGCGCCTCCCCAGATACCGCATGCAGGAGCTGCCTGAATGACTCACGTTGTGACCGAAAGCTGCATCAAGTGCCGCTATACCGACTGTGTCGATGTGTGCCCGGTGGACTGCTTTCGCGAAGGTCCCAACTTCCTCGCGATCGACCCCGACGAATGCATCGACTGCGCAGTCTGCGTGGCCGAGTGCCCGGTGAACGCCATCTATGCCGAAGAAGACGTGCCGGGCGACCAGCAGAACTTCATCGAGCTGAATGCCGAACTCGCAAAGAACTGGCCGAGCATCACCAAGACCAAGGCACCGCTGCCGGAAGCCGACGAGTTCAAGGACGTGAAGGAAAAGCTGGCACTGCTCGCCCGCTGACCGTCCGGGGGTGACTGACAAGGCGCCGACGTGGTTGCGCGCTCTGCGGCTTCAGCGCTTTCGAGATGAGCGCGGGGTATTGACAGCCTCCTAAGCTCCTCCTACAATTCCGTCTCTCTGCTGTTGTTGTTCTGTTCCTCGATAGCTCAGTCGGTAGAGCGCCGGACTGTTAATCCGTAGGTCCCTGGTTCGAGCCCAGGTCGAGGAGCCAAGAATTGCAAAAGCCCGTTAACCAAGACGGGCTTTTTTATGTAGACCATGTCGTACTGCTGTTCCTCGATAGCTCAGTCGGTAGAGCGCCGGACTGTTAATCCGTAGGTCCCTGGTTCGAGCCCAGGTCGAGGAGCCAAAAATTTTGAAAGGCCCGCATCCGTGCGGGCCTTTTTGTTTTGCTCGTGCGTTTTGCTCGAGCCTTTCGCTCAGATGTCCTCCTGCGGCGTTCTGCGACCCCGTCTCCGCAAAGCAGGCCGCTCCCCCACGCCCGGCAGCGGCATAGTGCATCGTCCGCACCGTCCACTTCATCCGCACGCGCCATGGGGCGCCGCTGCCGTTATACGATGGCGGTTCCCCCGGCGCGTCCACGCGCGTCAAAACCGAATGCTCACTGCCGGCACCTTATGAAATCGACCTTGTTGCGCACCGCCTTTTCCATGGCCGCCGGCCTGCTTCTGACCTCCGCGCATGCCGAGGAAGTCGGCAGCGTCAATACCAACTTTCGCATTACCGGCTCGGACCGCGTGGTCGTCGAGGCCTACGACGATCCTCAGGTGCAAGGCGTCACCTGTTATGTGTCGCGGGCGCGCACCGGCGGTGTCAAGGGCACGCTTGGCATTGCCGAAGATCCGACCGAGGCGTCCATCGCCTGCCGTCAGGTCGCCGACATCCATTTCACCGGTCCAGTGAAGAAGCAGGCCGACGTGTTCTCGGTCAGCATGTCGCTGATCTTCAAGTCGCTGCACGTGGTTCGTGTGGTGGACGCGAAACGCAACACGCTCGTCTATCTCACCTACAGCGACCGCGTGGTGAGCGGCAGCGCGAAGAACAGCGTGAGCGCCGTGCCGATGCCGGCCGGCACGACGATCCCGGTCAAGTAAGCCGTCCGCCGCGCTACGGCAAAACGTATCGGGCGCGCAGACAGGAGCGCCCTGACGTCTTCCGCGCGCGCTAAACTGAGCGGTCCTGCCGGACTCTCGCCATGACCGCCCATCGCTTCCAGGATTCTGCCCGCTACTGGCGCACGCCGCTTCTGCCGGGCGCGGACCTGCTCACCGCCGAATATCACCACCACGAGTTCGCGCCGCATTGGCACGACGCGTACACGATTCCCGTAATCGTCGCGGGCGCCGAGGGCTACCGGTATCGCGGTTCGGACTATGTCGCGGAAGCCGGCGGCGTGCCGATCATCAATCCAGGCGAACTGCATACCGGCTCGAAAGCGGTCGAAGCCGGCTGGCGGTATCGCGTGATGTATGCGCCAGTCGAGTTTATTCACGAACTGGCCAACGAGGTGGCCGGCAAGCCGCAGGCGTTGCCGTGGTTTGCGCCCGGCGTGATCCGCGATCCTGACCTGGCCCGGCGTCTCACGCAGGCGCACTGCCTGATGGAAAGCGGCGACGACCCGCTCGCCGCCGAAGCGGCAATGCTCGATGCGCTGTCCACGCTGCTCGTGCGCTATTCGCGGACACAGCCTGAAGCGTCGGGCGTGGCGCGCGACTACGCTCGCGTGTCGAGCATGAAAGAGCGTCTGACCGGCAATCTCGAGGAATCCGTCACACTCGCCGACATGGCGCTCGCTGCGGGGCTTTCGCCCTTTCATGCCGCGCGGCTTTTCACGCGGACAACCGGCTTGTCGCCGCACGCGTGGCGCAATCAGGTGCGCCTGCAACGCGCGCTTGCGCCGCTGCGTGCGGGCGTTCCCGTCACGGAGGTCGCCGCGGCCAGCGGCTTCACGGACCAAAGCCATTTCACACGCCACTTCCGGCGCATGTTCGGCGTACCGCCGGGACGCTGGCAAGGCGCCTGATTGCGCGGCCTGATTGGGCGGCCTGATTGTGCGCTGTGACGGTGAGGCGCGCAGCAGCGTTGGCCGCCCGCTCACGCACCGCACCGCACCGCACCGCAAGAACATACAAGCCGCACCGTGGCCGGCCCGCTATGCTTCCCGGACCAAGGAGGCAAGATTGACCCACCCATCCCCAACCCGCACAGGCGAGACCCGGTCAGGAGAGACCCGGTCAGGAGTGACCCGGTCAGGCACGACCCGGTCAGGCGAGACCCAGCCCCGCCACACCGGCCATCTGAAAGAACTCACGGCCGGCGCACGCGACATCATCCCGATGATGGTCGGCGCAGCGCCGTTCGGCGTCATCTTCGGCACGCTCGTCGCGTCCGGCCCGCTGCATCTGTGGCACGGCCAGCTGATGTCGCTCGTCGTATTCGCCGGCTCCGCCCAGTTCATCGCGCTAGGGCTGATCGCCGGTCATGCCAGTTTCGCGGTGATCTGGGCGACGACCCTCGTCGTCAATCTGCGCCATGTGCTGTATAGCGCGACGCTTGCGCCCCACGTCGCGCATTTGCCCGCCCGCTGGCGCTGGGCGCTCGGCGCGCTGCTCACCGACGAAGTCTTCGCCGTCGCGTGGGAACATTATCGGCACCGCGAGCCAGGCACGGTCGGCCCGCACTACTTTTTCGGCGCGGGCCTCGCCATGTATCTGAACTGGCAACTCTGGACCGTCGCCGGCCTGCTCTTCGGCGCTGCGTTCCCGGGTTTGCAGTCGCTCGGCCTCGATTTCGCCATGGTCGCGACCTTCATTGCGATCGTCGTGCCGCAACTCGTTGCGCTGCGCTTCATCGCGGCGGCAGTCACGGCAGGTACGCTGGCATTTTTCTGGCAAGCCTGGCCGTACAAGCTCGGATTGCTGGGCGCGGTGTTCGCGGGCGTGGCAGTGGGCGTTCTGCTGTCGACGTCGCGCTTCATGCCGGACGCCCAGCGTAAGAATGCGCCGCGCGGCGCGCGCAAGACCGTGGAGGCATCGCAATGAACTATGTGATCCTCATTCTCGGCATGGCGGCGATCACGTGGGTGATTCGCTCGGCCGTTTTCGTGCTGGGCGACCGGCTGGTGTTTCCGCCGCTCGTGCGCACCGCGCTCGGCTTCGTGCCCGTGACGGTGCTGACGGCGATCATCGTGCCGATGGCCGTGTCGCCGCACGGCGCGAACGCCGAGCTGACCTGGCGCAACCCGCAACTGGTCGGCGCGCTCGCCGCGATCGTGATCAGCGCGACGACGCGTCGCCCGCTGCTGACCATCGCCGTTGGCCTCGTGGTCTTTTTCGTCTGGCAGGGCGTCGTGCTCAGATAATCGGGCGAGGCGCACGCG comes from the Paraburkholderia sp. PREW-6R genome and includes:
- the fdxA gene encoding ferredoxin FdxA, which produces MTHVVTESCIKCRYTDCVDVCPVDCFREGPNFLAIDPDECIDCAVCVAECPVNAIYAEEDVPGDQQNFIELNAELAKNWPSITKTKAPLPEADEFKDVKEKLALLAR
- the pncB gene encoding nicotinate phosphoribosyltransferase, with protein sequence MIITSLLDTDLYKFTMMQVVLHHFPAANVEYRFRCRTPNVDLVPYIAEIRDEVRKLCELRFTDEELDYLRRMRFIKGDFIEFLALFHLNEKYISIEPSPKGNGEVDIEIKGPWLHTILFEIPMLAIVNEVYFRNTQQTPDYREGRGRLVEKITLLGARPEFADCKIADYGTRRRFSKQWHEEVILTLKDGLGEQFAGTSNVFYAMKHGLTPLGTMAHEYLQACQALGPRLRDSQIFGFEMWAKEYRGDLGIALSDVYGMQAFLRDFDMYFCKLFDGARHDSGDPFDWGERLLKHYEANRCDPRTKILVFSDALDIPKVLQLYERFRGRCKLAFGVGTNLTNDLGYSPLQIVIKMVRCNGQPVAKLSDSPGKNMCDDKAYLAYLRQVFGIAQPEEESSGK
- a CDS encoding lactate utilization protein C, with the protein product MDTSLARRNILARIRAAQGREPEPSASEREAAADYLARHPPGPRPEMPADLTARFIEEAQKMATTVDTVESLGEAPAAAHRYLTQHGLPLQAIAWQTLQDLSWAEAGLTVEFRKPKDGDVVGLTGCFCATAETGTLVLLSGPETYASAGLLPETHIAIVPASRIVAGHEDAFALIRSERGELPRAVNFVSGPSRTGDIEQTIVLGAHGPYRVHVIVVRGA
- a CDS encoding AraC family transcriptional regulator, translated to MTAHRFQDSARYWRTPLLPGADLLTAEYHHHEFAPHWHDAYTIPVIVAGAEGYRYRGSDYVAEAGGVPIINPGELHTGSKAVEAGWRYRVMYAPVEFIHELANEVAGKPQALPWFAPGVIRDPDLARRLTQAHCLMESGDDPLAAEAAMLDALSTLLVRYSRTQPEASGVARDYARVSSMKERLTGNLEESVTLADMALAAGLSPFHAARLFTRTTGLSPHAWRNQVRLQRALAPLRAGVPVTEVAAASGFTDQSHFTRHFRRMFGVPPGRWQGA
- a CDS encoding CreA family protein, with translation MKSTLLRTAFSMAAGLLLTSAHAEEVGSVNTNFRITGSDRVVVEAYDDPQVQGVTCYVSRARTGGVKGTLGIAEDPTEASIACRQVADIHFTGPVKKQADVFSVSMSLIFKSLHVVRVVDAKRNTLVYLTYSDRVVSGSAKNSVSAVPMPAGTTIPVK
- a CDS encoding AzlC family ABC transporter permease, which translates into the protein MMVGAAPFGVIFGTLVASGPLHLWHGQLMSLVVFAGSAQFIALGLIAGHASFAVIWATTLVVNLRHVLYSATLAPHVAHLPARWRWALGALLTDEVFAVAWEHYRHREPGTVGPHYFFGAGLAMYLNWQLWTVAGLLFGAAFPGLQSLGLDFAMVATFIAIVVPQLVALRFIAAAVTAGTLAFFWQAWPYKLGLLGAVFAGVAVGVLLSTSRFMPDAQRKNAPRGARKTVEASQ
- a CDS encoding AzlD domain-containing protein — its product is MNYVILILGMAAITWVIRSAVFVLGDRLVFPPLVRTALGFVPVTVLTAIIVPMAVSPHGANAELTWRNPQLVGALAAIVISATTRRPLLTIAVGLVVFFVWQGVVLR